Within Micromonospora narathiwatensis, the genomic segment CTGTCCCACCGTTTCACCCGTGCGCAACGGCCGCGCAACAGGCGGCCGGCAGGGTGTTCACCGGGGAAGGGAGCGAATCATGGCGCTGTGGCGGATCCGGGCCACCGTGGACGACCGACCGGGCTACCTGTCGGTGCTCACCGCGAGTCTCGCGTTGCGCGGGGTCAACATCCTCACCGTGCAGGTGCACACCACCGAGGTGGGAGCGGTCGACGACTTCCTCGTCGACGCGCCCGACCAGCTCACCGAGGCGGACCTGCGGGCGGCCGTCGAGCGGGGCCGGGGCCGGGAGTGCTGGGTCGCACGCAGCGAGGCGCGAGGTCTGGCCGACCAGCCCACCCGGGTCCTCGGCCTGGCCACCCGGCTGGTCCGCGACCCGGACGCGACGGGCGAGGCGCTGCGTGCCCTGCTCGGCGCCGACGATGTCACCTGGCGGCCGACGCCGGCCGGCCCGCTCGGCGGGGTGGGCGCCACGACGATGCTGCTGGCCGACGCGTCCGGCGGCTCGTACGAGCTGCACCGGCGGGAGCCGACCTTCACCCCGGCCGAGTACGCCCGGGCCCAGGCCCTGCTCGAGTTGGCCGCGACCGTGGCCCGCCGGGACGCCGACCGGGTCACCCTGGTGCTGCCCGACGCGGCCGAGGCGCTGGTCCGTCCGGCGACCGTCGACGATCTGCCCGGCGTGACCCAGCTGCACGAGACCTGTTCGGAGCGCAGCCGGCAGCGGCGGTACCTGGGTGGGGCGGCCCTGCCGTCACCGGCCCGGCTGCGCCGGCTGCTGGAGCCGGAACGGGGGCTCACCCTCGTCGCCACGGCCGGCCCCGGGACGGCGGAACCCGTCGTGGCGATGGGGAACCTGCTCGGCGAGGGGGACGAGGCGGAGGCGGCGCTGCTGGTCCGCGACGACTGGCAGCGTCGAGGCCTCGGCTCGGCCCTGCTGCGGCGGCTGCTCGGGCACGCCGACCGGGCCGGTTACGCCGTCGTGCTGTTGCACGTGCAGGCCGGGAACACGCCGATGTTGCGCACCGTGAGCCGGCTGGGCCGGCCCACGTCGGTGGTCCGCGACGGCAGCCTGCTGACCGTGGCGGTGCCGCTGGACATCCGCCGGGCCGGGCTGCCCCGGCAGACCGACGCGGCCGGCCGGGCGGGCCGGTCGTACTGACCCGACGGCCGCGCGCCGGCGCGGCCCCGTACCGCAACGGCGCGGCGCGGGGACGGCGACCGGCGGGTGGCCGGCACCGGTGTCGGGCAATCCCCGGCGCCACCTGGGCCGACCCCCGGTGCGGGGGACGGTGCCCCGGCAGGGCCCCCGGTGCGGGGGCCCTGTCCGGGGCCGGGGCCGTCGGGCGGGTGTGGGCTCAGGTCGCCGGGTAGCTGCTGTAGTCGGGGAAGTTGCCGTAGAGCCGGCCGTCGCCGCCCACGGTGACCGCCTGCACCAGCAGGTCGCCGCCGACGAAGGCGCCCTTCCAGGACGCGCCCCGGCCGCCGAACGGCTCATCCCGGTCGCCCCGGGAGCGGGGCTTGTTGATGCCCACCTTGAACGCCTGGAGGTCGACCGCGAGCTTGCCGGCCTGCTCCTCGTCGTCACAGGCGAGGGAGGCGACCAGCGCGCCGTTGGAGGCGTTCATCTGGGCCAGCAGTTCGTCGGTGGTGTCCACCACGACGATGGTGTCGACCGGGCCGAACGGCTCGGCGTGCATCAGCCGGGACCGGCCGGGCGGGGCGAGCAGCACCGCCGGCGCCACGTACGCCGAGGTGTCCTGTCCGTCGAGGAAGGACGCCCCGTCCAGCTTGCCCCGGTGCAGCGGCACGGCGCCGCCGCGTACCGCCTCGTCGACCTTGCGGCGCAGCTCGTCGGCCTTGGCCGCGCTGATCAGCGGGCCGAAGTCCAGCTCGGGCAGCGGGTCGCCGGCCCGCCACGTCTCGTCCACCGCGAGTGGGTGGCCGAAGCGGATCGATCGCACCACCGGCAGGTACATGTCGAGGAACTCGTCGACCAGGTCCCGCTGGACCACGAACCGTGGGTACGCGGTGCAGCGCTGCTTGCCGTACTCGAAGCCCTTCTTCAGGTGGGCGGCGAGCAGGTCCCACTGGGAGAAGTTCCAGATGCCCCAGGCGTTGAGGCCCTCCTGCTCGATGAAGTGCCGCTTGTCGGAGTCGAGCAGCGCGGCGGCCACCTTGCCGCCGTTGGAGCGACCGCCGACGAACGCCACCGCGCCGATCTCCGGGGCGCGGACCAGCACCTCGGACAGCTCCTCGCCGCCGCCGGAGAGCAGGGTGGCGGGCAGCCCGGCGCGGCGCAGCAGCGCGTGTGCCACGGTGAGGCACACCGCGCCGCCCTGGGACGGGGTCTTGGCGATCACCGCGTTGCCGGCGAGCAACTGCACCAGCTCGGCGTGCACCAATACGCTCATCGGGTAGTTCCAGGAGGCGATGTTGCTGACCGGGCCGGGCAGCGGCTCGCGGCCGTCGGCCAGCATCCGGTCGATCTCCCGCACGTACCAGCGCACGCCGTCCAGGGCGCGGTCGACGTCGGCGCAGGCCAGCCGCCACGGCTTGCCGATCTCCCAGACCAGCAGCATGGCGAGCAGGTCGCGGTGGGCGGTGAGCGCGTCGAGGGCCGCGGCGACCCGGGCCTTGCGCTCGGCGAGCGGGGTCCGCGCCCAGTCGGCGTGCGCGGCGGCGGCGTGGGCGACGGCCCCACGCGCCGCGTCGGCGTCGAGTCGGGCCAGGTGCACGAGCACGGTGTTGTCGACCGGGGTACGGGCCGGGGTCGGCGTGCCGACCGCCCGCCACTCGCCCTCGATCAGGTTGTGCAGGACGGCGCCGCCGTCCGGCGCGGCGCCGAAGGCCTCCGGCGTGGCGGCCACCGCGCGGGCGAGGGTGTCTGACCAGGAGGTGCCGTCGGCGATTTCGAGAGCCATCGCGATCTCCTCAGGGTTGTCCGGGGAGCGGCGGCGTCGATGGCACCGCTGGTGTCGCGTACTGTCCCGCGTGGCCGAGCGCGCGGGCAACCGTACGCTCGTATGCCAGGATGCCCGGTCCACCGGCTGGCACCCGTAACATGCCCGCGCGCGGCCTCTGAACTGGACGTACGCCTGACATGCATCGAGAATCGTCGATAATGTGATTCGGCTCCGGGCGTCGTCGGCGGGGGTTGTCGGCCGCGGCGGTCCCGCTCGACCCGGGTCGGCGCCGAGGTGGCCGGAGACGCGGCACCGGCCGCCGGACCGGGATCCGACGGCCGGTGCTCGGCCGACGCCAGGGTCAGCTGGTGAAGGTGATCTTGTCGCGCCGGCGGCGCAGGGCCATCAGGGCGACACCGCCACCGATCAGGGCGAGGCCGGTGAGCGCGATGCTGGTCGCGGCCACGCCGGTCAGCGGCAGCCCGCCGTCCGTGCCGCTGCCGCCACCGTTGCCGCCACCCGGCGAGGAGGGCGCGCCCGACGGGTTCTCCGACGAGCCCTCGGACGGGTTCTCGGAGGGGTTCTCCGACGGGTTCTCGGACGGGTTCTCCGAGCTGCCCGGGGTCGGGGTCGGCGACTCCTGGCCCGGGGTGGACGGGCTCGGCGACGGCGACGGCGACTCGGATGAGGCGCACGGCTGCAGCCAGAAGACCTTGTGCTTGCCGCCGGCCGACTTGCCGTTGATCAGCTGCACGTCGAGCTTGATGTGGTAGCCCTGCTTCGGCTGCAGCTTCAGCCCGGTCAGGTCCAGGTCGTTCGCGGAGAGCCTGATGACCGCGTCGTGGTCGTTCTCCGCGCCGGAGGCCGGGTCATCGCTGATCAGCACGTCCTGCTGAGACCAGACGACCTTGTCCTTCGGGGTGGCGGACGGTGCCTGCGCCCAGAGGGTGAGATTCGCCCGCTGGTTCTCGTCGAAGTTGAAGAACTCCAGCTCGAACTCGCAGGTGACGTGCGGTTGGTTGTCCACCTTGTCGGTGAACGGCATTCCGTCGATCTTCACGGTGCCGTTGTCGCCCGGTGGGTTGTGCGGATTGCCGGCGGCCCAGGCTGGAGCCGCGAGCCCAAGGCAGGCCGTGACGGCGGCCGCGGTGAGGGCCGCGCGCGCCACGTGCCGACGCTTTGGCATGAGGAATCCTCCAAGATCGGTAGAGGGGACGTCACATGATCGCAGACGCCCCCGACCGCCGACATCGGACGGTCGGCCTGAGCTGCGGAGATGTTTCGCAGGGCGGGGAAAATAGGCGTCCCGCGGCGGCGTGTCGAGGTAACACAAAACGGGCCGCCGACGCTGCGCCTGCCGTGGCCGGCGGCGCCGCTCGTCTTCCCAAAGCGGTGACCCGAGATTACATTGTCGACTATCCATGGGAGCGCTCCCGCGCCCATGTTCTCCACCCCCACCACCACCCGCAGGAGCTCGCCATGCCCCCTCGGATTCCGCCACCCCGTGGCCGGTCCCGGCTGCGCCGACTGCTCGCCGCCGGTGCCGCCCTGGCCGTCGGCCTCGGCGCCGGTCTCGCCGCCGCCGTCACCGGCCCGTCCCCGGCAACGGCCGCGCCCACCTTCAACTACGCGGAGGCGTTGCAGAAGTCACTGTTCTTCTACGAGGCGCAGCAGTCCGGCAGGAAGCCCACCTGGAGCCGGGTCTCCTGGCGGGGCGACTCGGCGCTCACCGACGGCGCCGACGTCGGGCTCGACCTCACCGGCGGCTGGTACGACGCCGGCGACCACGTGAAGTTCGGCTTCCCGATGGCGTTCAGCGCCACCATGATGGCCTGGGGCGCGGTCGAGTACCGGGACGGCTACACCGCCTCCGGTCAGCTCCCGTACCTGCTCAACAACCTGCGCTGGGTCAACGACTACTTCGTCAAGGCCCACCCCTCGCCGAACGTGCTCTACGGGCAGGTCGGCAAGGGCGACGACGACCACAAGTGGTGGGGTCCGGCGGAGGTGCTGCCGATGGCTCGGCCCGCGTACAAGATCGACGCGAGCTGCGGCGGCGCGGACCTGGCGGGGGAGACGGCGGCGGCGATGGCCGCCTCGTCGATGGTGTTCCGCCCCACCGACGCCGCGTACGCCGACAAGCTGCTCACCCACGCGAAGCAGCTCTACACCTTCGCCGACACGGTGCGGAAGAGCTACCACGAGTGCATCACCGACGCGACCAACTTCTACAAGTCCTGGAGCGGCTGGCAGGACGAGCTGGTCTGGGGCGCGATCTGGCTCTACCGGGCCACCGGCGACGCCACCTACCTGGCCAAGGCGGAGAGCGAGTACGACAAGCTCGGCACCGAGCCGCAGAGCACCACCCGCTCCTACAAGTGGACCATCGCCTGGGACAACAAGCAGTTCGGCGCGTACGTGCTGTTGGCCAACCTGACCGGCAAGCAGAAGTACGTCGACGACGCCAACCGCTGGCTCGACTGGTGGACCGTCGGTGTCAACGGGTCCAAGGTGAACTACTCGCCGGGCGGGATGGCGGTCCTCGACTCCTGGGGCGCGCTGCGCTACGCCGCCAACACCGCCTTCGCGGCGCTGGTCTACAGCGACAAGACCACCGACGCCACCCGCAAGACCCGCTACCACGACTTCGCCGTCCGGCAGATCAACTACGCGCTCGGCGACAACCCGCGCAACTCCAGCTACGTGATCGGCTT encodes:
- a CDS encoding aldehyde dehydrogenase family protein, yielding MALEIADGTSWSDTLARAVAATPEAFGAAPDGGAVLHNLIEGEWRAVGTPTPARTPVDNTVLVHLARLDADAARGAVAHAAAAHADWARTPLAERKARVAAALDALTAHRDLLAMLLVWEIGKPWRLACADVDRALDGVRWYVREIDRMLADGREPLPGPVSNIASWNYPMSVLVHAELVQLLAGNAVIAKTPSQGGAVCLTVAHALLRRAGLPATLLSGGGEELSEVLVRAPEIGAVAFVGGRSNGGKVAAALLDSDKRHFIEQEGLNAWGIWNFSQWDLLAAHLKKGFEYGKQRCTAYPRFVVQRDLVDEFLDMYLPVVRSIRFGHPLAVDETWRAGDPLPELDFGPLISAAKADELRRKVDEAVRGGAVPLHRGKLDGASFLDGQDTSAYVAPAVLLAPPGRSRLMHAEPFGPVDTIVVVDTTDELLAQMNASNGALVASLACDDEEQAGKLAVDLQAFKVGINKPRSRGDRDEPFGGRGASWKGAFVGGDLLVQAVTVGGDGRLYGNFPDYSSYPAT
- a CDS encoding LPXTG cell wall anchor domain-containing protein translates to MPKRRHVARAALTAAAVTACLGLAAPAWAAGNPHNPPGDNGTVKIDGMPFTDKVDNQPHVTCEFELEFFNFDENQRANLTLWAQAPSATPKDKVVWSQQDVLISDDPASGAENDHDAVIRLSANDLDLTGLKLQPKQGYHIKLDVQLINGKSAGGKHKVFWLQPCASSESPSPSPSPSTPGQESPTPTPGSSENPSENPSENPSENPSEGSSENPSGAPSSPGGGNGGGSGTDGGLPLTGVAATSIALTGLALIGGGVALMALRRRRDKITFTS
- a CDS encoding GNAT family N-acetyltransferase; amino-acid sequence: MALWRIRATVDDRPGYLSVLTASLALRGVNILTVQVHTTEVGAVDDFLVDAPDQLTEADLRAAVERGRGRECWVARSEARGLADQPTRVLGLATRLVRDPDATGEALRALLGADDVTWRPTPAGPLGGVGATTMLLADASGGSYELHRREPTFTPAEYARAQALLELAATVARRDADRVTLVLPDAAEALVRPATVDDLPGVTQLHETCSERSRQRRYLGGAALPSPARLRRLLEPERGLTLVATAGPGTAEPVVAMGNLLGEGDEAEAALLVRDDWQRRGLGSALLRRLLGHADRAGYAVVLLHVQAGNTPMLRTVSRLGRPTSVVRDGSLLTVAVPLDIRRAGLPRQTDAAGRAGRSY